In one window of Methanothermobacter sp. DNA:
- a CDS encoding adenylyltransferase/cytidyltransferase family protein, which produces MIGISADFDPVHLGHVRLIEKGREIADETGDEVVIYLNRDFSANHAPFFVPYEARKEMALAAGADRVVPIDGLHYRLTLAYTVPIRIAMMIEDGVVDYVDAANVSPDLIIKKAMEFASRGVFSGIPRDLPNRNVIRWFAVNEFLYSKYRRKMKFHIIPELTVDGSKISGREIRQEIIDNNMEIPPSVQSVLPESTIRILEREIEKGTIPGRRNLEAIMERMNNLSRGELMKIAYLNADAVNSIVRNRKYYREGHIWATFRKAGYGPVLTRLAMSSIEMNVSREEVRDLIEHYTEKGWIPPDQRVGNLIDRAWFVSEKVTEGMSSGRANEMFLTGRHEVNAPSSFEAGLSLRRHELRKISDGMDAHIYVDQNDILSCQIRNGVKIRSPLHLSAQMATYLRLIIDSHIIPFHATVKKRKKGFRVLVKIN; this is translated from the coding sequence ATGATTGGCATAAGCGCTGATTTTGATCCAGTACACCTCGGCCATGTGAGACTCATAGAGAAGGGTCGCGAAATAGCAGATGAAACCGGTGATGAGGTTGTAATTTACCTCAACAGGGATTTCAGTGCAAACCACGCCCCCTTTTTTGTTCCCTACGAAGCGAGGAAGGAAATGGCCCTTGCAGCAGGGGCTGACAGGGTTGTTCCCATTGATGGACTCCACTACCGCCTGACCCTTGCATATACGGTGCCAATAAGGATAGCCATGATGATAGAGGATGGTGTGGTTGACTATGTTGATGCTGCAAATGTCTCACCTGACCTCATAATCAAAAAGGCGATGGAATTTGCATCAAGGGGCGTGTTCAGTGGTATACCACGCGACCTCCCAAACAGAAACGTAATAAGGTGGTTTGCGGTTAATGAATTCCTTTACAGCAAGTACAGGCGAAAAATGAAGTTCCACATAATCCCGGAACTTACCGTTGATGGCTCAAAAATTTCCGGAAGGGAGATACGACAGGAGATAATTGATAATAACATGGAGATACCTCCCAGTGTCCAGAGTGTTCTGCCAGAATCAACCATCAGAATCCTTGAAAGGGAAATAGAAAAGGGAACCATACCCGGCAGGAGAAACCTTGAGGCTATAATGGAAAGAATGAACAATTTATCCCGCGGGGAACTAATGAAAATAGCCTACCTCAATGCAGACGCCGTCAACTCCATCGTGAGAAACAGGAAATATTACAGAGAGGGTCATATATGGGCCACCTTCCGAAAGGCCGGCTATGGTCCCGTGCTGACGAGGCTTGCCATGAGTTCAATAGAGATGAATGTAAGTAGAGAGGAGGTAAGGGACCTCATTGAACACTACACCGAGAAGGGGTGGATTCCACCGGATCAACGGGTGGGTAACCTGATTGATAGGGCCTGGTTTGTCTCAGAGAAGGTCACCGAGGGGATGAGTTCAGGAAGGGCCAATGAAATGTTCCTCACGGGCCGGCATGAAGTGAACGCCCCATCATCCTTTGAGGCAGGGTTGAGTCTGAGAAGACATGAGCTAAGGAAAATAAGCGACGGAATGGATGCCCACATATACGTTGACCAGAACGATATCTTATCCTGCCAGATAAGGAATGGGGTCAAGATAAGGAGTCCTCTTCATCTTTCAGCCCAGATGGCAACCTACCTTCGACTCATAATAGATTCACATATAATACCGTTCCATGCGACGGTAAAAAAAAGGAAGAAGGGCTTCAGAGTCCTTGTGAAAATCAATTAA